A single Pseudomonas sp. DC1.2 DNA region contains:
- a CDS encoding LysR family transcriptional regulator yields the protein MNFNSDSIELFLAVVERGSFSAAARALGKVPSAVSMGIANLEAELGYLLFDRSHREPVPTAMANALVPHARLIAEQLKQLQVHAVELSLGLESRLSIAVVADIDKRRLMAAIKVIAERHPLLDIEVLSAPQDDVLAMLHSGRVSVCLAFAGLSVNALERFQFVGTERVIATLAADHPLLEGQDLFLEDLVSVRQIIVASRDLPISETRPLVGESYWRTDTLAVAMEMVEAGLGWGNFPLSVVQPLLDAGRLKRLSFRNIENGLLLPVHAVWLKSQPLQKGALAFVGLMSEA from the coding sequence ATGAATTTCAACAGCGACAGCATTGAGTTGTTCCTCGCGGTGGTTGAGCGCGGTTCGTTTTCGGCGGCGGCCCGGGCGTTGGGCAAAGTCCCCTCGGCCGTGAGCATGGGCATCGCCAACCTGGAAGCCGAGCTGGGTTACTTGTTGTTTGATCGCAGCCACCGCGAGCCGGTGCCTACGGCAATGGCCAATGCGCTAGTGCCACATGCACGGCTGATAGCCGAGCAGCTCAAGCAGTTGCAGGTGCATGCCGTCGAGCTGTCGCTGGGGCTGGAAAGCAGGTTGTCGATCGCGGTGGTCGCGGATATTGATAAGCGCCGCTTGATGGCGGCAATCAAGGTCATCGCCGAGCGTCATCCGTTGCTGGATATTGAAGTGCTCAGCGCACCTCAGGACGATGTGCTGGCGATGCTTCACAGCGGTCGAGTCAGCGTTTGCCTGGCCTTTGCCGGGTTGAGCGTGAACGCACTGGAGCGGTTTCAGTTTGTCGGCACCGAACGGGTGATCGCGACGCTGGCGGCGGATCATCCGCTGCTGGAGGGGCAGGATTTGTTTCTGGAGGATTTGGTGTCAGTGCGGCAGATCATCGTCGCCAGCCGCGACCTGCCAATCAGCGAAACCCGGCCACTGGTGGGCGAGTCTTACTGGCGCACGGACACATTGGCCGTGGCCATGGAAATGGTCGAGGCGGGGCTGGGCTGGGGCAATTTTCCGTTGTCGGTGGTGCAGCCGTTGCTCGACGCCGGCAGGCTCAAGCGCCTGAGCTTTCGCAACATCGAGAACGGTTTGCTATTGCCAGTGCATGCGGTGTGGCTCAAGAGCCAGCCGTTGCAGAAAGGCGCGTTGGCCTTCGTCGGCCTCATGTCCGAGGCGTGA
- the def gene encoding peptide deformylase, translating into MIRDILKMGDERLLRIAPPVPAEMFDSPELWALIDDMFQTMESVGGVGLAAPQIGVDLQLVIFGFEHSERYPEADAVPQTILINPLITPLSPTLEEGFEGCLSVPGLRGAVDRYQQIRYEGFDPKGEPITRIASGFHARVVQHECDHLIGRLYPSRITDFSKFGFIEVMFPDMDPAADD; encoded by the coding sequence ATGATTCGTGACATTCTGAAAATGGGCGATGAACGCCTGCTGCGCATTGCTCCACCCGTGCCGGCCGAAATGTTCGACAGCCCGGAATTGTGGGCGCTGATCGACGACATGTTCCAGACCATGGAAAGCGTGGGCGGCGTCGGCCTCGCCGCGCCGCAGATCGGTGTAGACCTGCAACTGGTGATTTTCGGTTTTGAACACAGCGAGCGCTACCCCGAGGCTGACGCGGTGCCGCAGACTATTTTGATCAACCCGCTGATCACGCCATTGAGCCCAACTCTGGAAGAGGGGTTTGAAGGCTGTCTGTCGGTGCCGGGCTTGCGCGGTGCGGTGGATCGCTATCAGCAGATTCGGTATGAAGGCTTCGACCCCAAGGGTGAGCCGATTACGCGCATTGCATCGGGGTTTCATGCGCGCGTGGTGCAGCATGAGTGCGATCACCTGATCGGCCGCTTGTACCCGTCGCGCATTACTGATTTCAGTAAGTTTGGCTTCATTGAAGTGATGTTCCCGGACATGGACCCAGCGGCGGACGACTGA
- a CDS encoding GNAT family N-acetyltransferase, with the protein MPDTQYTLLAEPLWPLMNKFYRAHQSPMKAVREAQLWVARRGEIVAALCLRPVSGGHWLTGLFVAAHCRQQGIAATLIDKAVTGLDSPVWLYCHPDLRGFYERQGFCADPQMPYAMVERLSRYARSKPMIAMGLDPWVRASLDKV; encoded by the coding sequence ATGCCCGACACTCAGTACACCCTGCTCGCCGAGCCCTTATGGCCATTGATGAATAAGTTTTACCGTGCCCACCAATCACCGATGAAAGCGGTGCGCGAGGCGCAACTGTGGGTCGCCCGGCGCGGTGAGATCGTCGCCGCCCTGTGTTTGCGCCCGGTGTCCGGTGGGCACTGGCTGACGGGGCTGTTTGTCGCTGCACACTGTCGGCAACAGGGAATCGCCGCGACACTCATCGACAAAGCTGTCACCGGCCTCGACAGCCCGGTCTGGCTCTACTGCCACCCTGATTTGCGCGGCTTTTATGAGCGACAGGGCTTTTGCGCAGACCCACAGATGCCCTACGCCATGGTCGAGCGTCTGAGCCGTTACGCCCGCAGCAAACCGATGATCGCCATGGGCTTGGATCCGTGGGTGAGAGCGTCCCTCGATAAAGTGTGA
- the gstA gene encoding glutathione transferase GstA has protein sequence MKLYYAPQACSLAPHIVLRELDLPFQLIRVDNHTKTTATGDDFLTINPKGYVAALQLDNGQVLTEGPAILQYLADVRPTANLAPANGTFERVRLQEWLNFVSTEIHGGLGWLFNAQFPDEVKALIKDKLFKRFAVLSQTLEQQDYVLVSGFSVVDAYLFTVLRWTSVFGIDLNQWPALARFQARIETRPTVKAALAAELA, from the coding sequence ATGAAGCTGTATTACGCCCCGCAAGCGTGTTCGCTGGCGCCGCACATTGTGCTGCGCGAACTCGACCTGCCGTTCCAATTGATCCGTGTCGATAACCACACCAAAACTACCGCCACAGGTGATGACTTCCTCACGATTAACCCCAAGGGTTACGTCGCGGCACTGCAACTGGACAACGGCCAGGTGCTGACTGAAGGCCCGGCGATCCTGCAATACCTGGCGGATGTGCGGCCGACGGCGAACCTGGCGCCCGCGAACGGGACGTTTGAACGGGTACGCTTGCAGGAATGGCTGAACTTCGTCTCGACCGAGATTCATGGCGGGCTCGGCTGGCTGTTCAATGCGCAGTTCCCCGACGAGGTAAAAGCCCTCATCAAGGACAAACTGTTCAAACGCTTTGCAGTGTTAAGCCAGACACTGGAGCAGCAGGATTATGTGCTGGTCAGCGGCTTCAGCGTGGTTGATGCCTATCTGTTTACCGTGCTGCGCTGGACATCGGTGTTTGGCATCGACCTCAATCAATGGCCAGCCCTGGCACGGTTTCAGGCAAGGATTGAAACGCGTCCAACGGTGAAAGCGGCGTTGGCGGCAGAGTTGGCGTAG
- a CDS encoding methyltransferase: MKPALLALTLTALLVPAVSQAADTAPVSAEQYAKVLAGTWRAPQNAARDAYRHPQQTLQFFGLRANQSVIEITPGGGWYSELLAPLLKDQGTYIAAVQAPSVSDNARKSYATLRQKFADTPAQYAKTQMVEFDPKAPVLGKPGSADTVLTFRNVHNWVLADTAPLMFESFFKVLKPGGTLGVVDHRARDGASLDEIKHSGYLTTAYVVKLATAAGFKLEDQSEINANLNDTKDYPEGVWTLPPALTLGDKDRAKYVAIGESDRMTLRFVKPAQ; the protein is encoded by the coding sequence ATGAAACCTGCCCTGCTGGCTTTAACACTCACCGCCCTGCTCGTCCCTGCCGTCAGTCAGGCGGCGGACACCGCGCCAGTGTCCGCCGAGCAATACGCAAAGGTACTCGCCGGCACTTGGCGCGCGCCGCAAAACGCCGCGCGCGATGCTTACCGACACCCGCAGCAAACGTTGCAGTTCTTTGGCTTGCGAGCGAATCAGAGTGTGATCGAAATCACGCCGGGCGGTGGCTGGTACAGCGAACTGCTGGCGCCGCTGCTCAAGGATCAGGGCACTTACATTGCCGCCGTGCAGGCACCCTCAGTCAGTGATAACGCACGCAAAAGTTACGCAACGCTGCGGCAGAAATTCGCCGACACCCCCGCCCAATACGCCAAGACCCAGATGGTCGAGTTTGATCCCAAGGCCCCGGTACTGGGAAAGCCGGGCTCGGCGGACACCGTGCTGACTTTTCGCAACGTACACAACTGGGTGCTGGCCGACACCGCACCGCTGATGTTCGAATCGTTTTTCAAGGTATTGAAACCGGGTGGCACGCTCGGCGTGGTAGATCATCGGGCTCGAGATGGCGCCTCACTGGACGAGATCAAACACAGCGGATACCTGACCACCGCGTATGTGGTGAAACTGGCGACGGCAGCGGGGTTCAAGCTTGAGGATCAGAGCGAGATCAACGCCAACCTCAACGACACCAAGGACTATCCCGAAGGCGTGTGGACATTGCCGCCAGCGTTGACGTTAGGAGACAAAGATAGGGCGAAGTATGTAGCGATCGGTGAGTCGGACCGGATGACGTTGCGGTTCGTCAAACCGGCCCAATAA
- a CDS encoding glutathione S-transferase has product MEHALKILGKASSINVRKVLWTCEELGISYEREDWGSGFASTHSAAFLTLNPNAQVPVIIDDAGVLWESNTICRYLAGKHQNTDLLPNEPAARARVEQWMDWQATELNPTWRYAFPALVRQDPAFQEPALIIAGVRGWNQTMGLLEQQLAITDAYVAGPHFTLADIVVGLSVNRWRMTPMERPPYPAIDDYCQRLAKRPGFMMHACNGVP; this is encoded by the coding sequence ATGGAACATGCACTGAAGATTCTGGGTAAAGCGTCATCGATCAACGTCAGAAAAGTGCTGTGGACCTGTGAGGAGCTGGGTATTTCCTACGAGCGAGAGGACTGGGGAAGCGGTTTTGCCTCCACCCACAGCGCCGCTTTTCTCACGCTCAACCCCAATGCCCAAGTCCCGGTGATCATCGACGACGCGGGCGTGCTCTGGGAATCCAATACTATTTGCCGCTATCTGGCGGGCAAACACCAAAATACTGATCTGTTGCCGAACGAACCGGCGGCCCGCGCCCGCGTCGAGCAATGGATGGACTGGCAGGCCACTGAACTCAATCCGACCTGGCGCTATGCGTTTCCCGCGCTGGTGCGCCAAGACCCGGCGTTTCAGGAGCCGGCGCTGATCATCGCGGGCGTCCGTGGCTGGAATCAAACCATGGGCCTGTTGGAGCAACAATTGGCGATCACGGACGCCTACGTCGCCGGCCCCCACTTCACGCTCGCCGATATCGTGGTGGGGCTGTCAGTCAATCGCTGGCGCATGACCCCCATGGAGCGACCGCCCTACCCGGCCATCGATGACTACTGTCAACGGCTGGCCAAACGCCCCGGTTTCATGATGCACGCTTGTAACGGTGTGCCTTGA
- a CDS encoding PACE efflux transporter codes for MQGVKRKLVYVSLYELIGMTFSALGLALLSGTSPDSTGPLAVIITTLAVTWNFIYTSLFERWESRQPSRTRTVKRRIAHAAGFQLTLIVFLIPLIAWWMNISLVQAFLLDLALIIFIPCYTFAFNWLFDRTFGLPASALPDAV; via the coding sequence ATGCAAGGTGTTAAACGCAAACTGGTCTACGTGTCGCTGTACGAATTGATCGGCATGACCTTTTCCGCCCTGGGCCTGGCACTCTTGTCCGGTACTTCGCCCGACAGCACCGGCCCGCTCGCCGTGATCATCACCACCCTTGCCGTGACCTGGAACTTCATCTACACCTCACTCTTCGAGCGCTGGGAAAGCCGACAGCCCTCGCGCACTCGCACCGTCAAACGGCGTATCGCCCATGCTGCGGGCTTTCAGTTAACGTTGATCGTGTTCCTGATTCCCCTGATCGCCTGGTGGATGAACATCAGCCTGGTGCAGGCCTTCCTGCTGGACCTGGCGCTGATCATTTTCATCCCGTGCTACACCTTTGCGTTTAACTGGCTGTTCGACCGCACGTTCGGGCTGCCGGCATCGGCGTTACCAGACGCGGTGTAA
- a CDS encoding LacI family DNA-binding transcriptional regulator, which yields MIAPKNDKNPRTTGRPTLNEVARLAGVSPITASRALRGVSTVATELVEKVQKAALDLNYVVNPAARALASAQSHSVVVLVPSLSNLLFIDTLEAIHQVLRPKGFEVLIGNFHYSRDEEENLLRNYMAYQPRGLLLTGFDRTESSRRMIEASNIPCVYMMELDSAAGLNCVGFSQLAAGETAAEHLLSRGRKRLAYIGAQLDQRTLLRGEGFRRALQKAGLYDPDLEVLTPRASSVGLGGELFLQLMASHPDVDAIFFGNDDLAQGALLEAMRSAIKIPQQVAILGFNDLPASAHMVPRLSSISTPREAIGRRSAELMLTLLAGNAVAKPVQDMGFELKVREST from the coding sequence ATGATCGCCCCTAAAAACGATAAGAATCCACGCACTACTGGCCGCCCGACCCTTAACGAAGTCGCACGCCTGGCCGGTGTCAGCCCGATCACCGCTTCGCGTGCCCTGCGCGGTGTCAGTACAGTGGCCACCGAGCTGGTGGAAAAAGTCCAGAAAGCCGCCCTCGACCTCAACTACGTGGTCAACCCTGCCGCTCGCGCCTTGGCTTCAGCGCAGAGCCATTCGGTCGTCGTATTAGTGCCGTCGCTGTCCAATTTGCTTTTCATCGACACCCTCGAAGCCATTCATCAGGTACTGCGGCCCAAGGGCTTCGAAGTGCTGATCGGCAACTTCCACTACTCACGTGATGAAGAAGAAAACCTGTTGCGCAACTACATGGCCTATCAGCCGCGCGGTTTGCTGCTGACCGGTTTCGACCGTACCGAAAGCTCGCGCCGGATGATCGAAGCAAGCAACATTCCCTGCGTATACATGATGGAACTGGACAGCGCGGCCGGCCTGAATTGTGTCGGCTTCTCGCAACTGGCTGCCGGCGAAACGGCAGCCGAGCATTTGCTGTCCCGTGGACGTAAACGCCTGGCTTACATTGGCGCGCAGCTCGACCAGCGCACGTTGTTGCGAGGCGAGGGCTTTCGCAGAGCGCTGCAAAAGGCTGGTTTGTATGACCCGGACCTGGAAGTGCTGACCCCGCGAGCATCCTCTGTTGGCTTAGGTGGCGAGCTGTTCCTGCAACTGATGGCCAGCCACCCTGATGTCGATGCGATCTTCTTCGGCAACGATGACCTGGCCCAGGGCGCCTTGCTTGAAGCGATGCGCAGCGCCATCAAGATTCCCCAGCAAGTGGCGATCCTCGGCTTCAACGACCTGCCAGCCTCGGCGCACATGGTGCCGCGACTGAGCAGCATCAGTACCCCGCGCGAAGCCATCGGCCGACGTTCGGCGGAGTTAATGCTGACGTTGCTGGCCGGCAATGCCGTGGCGAAACCGGTGCAAGACATGGGGTTTGAACTGAAGGTGCGCGAGAGTACGTAG
- a CDS encoding methyl-accepting chemotaxis protein, with amino-acid sequence MQVIQDISRDLNEAALSIDAVSKQSDIIGSIVQTIRGIADQTNLLALNAAIEAARAGEHGRGFAVVADEVRTLAARTSQATLEIVDVVRKNHDLSLSAVSSMQSSLSRTGLGVELANEAGEVILEIQQGSRHVVDAINQFNSTLQLN; translated from the coding sequence GTGCAGGTCATTCAGGATATTTCCCGCGACCTCAACGAAGCCGCGCTGAGCATCGATGCCGTGAGTAAACAGTCCGACATTATCGGCAGCATCGTCCAGACCATTCGCGGCATCGCCGATCAGACCAACCTGCTGGCACTCAACGCGGCCATCGAAGCGGCCCGGGCAGGTGAGCATGGGCGGGGTTTTGCAGTGGTTGCCGACGAAGTACGCACCCTTGCGGCCCGAACGAGCCAGGCGACGCTGGAGATCGTCGACGTGGTGCGCAAGAACCACGATTTGTCATTGAGTGCAGTGTCGAGCATGCAGTCGAGCCTTAGCCGAACCGGGCTTGGGGTGGAGCTGGCGAACGAGGCGGGGGAGGTGATTCTGGAGATTCAACAAGGGTCACGGCACGTGGTGGATGCGATCAATCAGTTCAATTCGACGTTGCAGTTGAACTGA
- a CDS encoding MFS transporter — MPAHVPAATAPATIDPVRAAHISARIDRLPAVATIWRLVALLSIGGFFELYDLFQTAYISPGLIRDGIFATGSQGVFGFSDQAAFASATFLGLFLGASLLSPLADRFGRRAIFTFALIGYTVATVLMGIQSSALGIIGMRLLVGIGLGVELVTIDAYLSELVPKRMRSSAFAFAFFVQFLSVPAVALMSWWLVPQAPFGVSGWRFVVLASAVFALFIWWLRSKLPESPRWLAQRGRLEEASQILDRIEARCVRDQGRPLDEPELAAVGIQGQGRFADIWQPPYRRRALMLIVFHVFQAIGFFGFGNWLPALLSGQGVSVTHSLMYAFIITLAYPLGPLLFVKVANRFENKWQIVGSALGAMTFGTLFAIQTSAFGLIFCGVMITFCNAWLSFAYHAYQSELFPTHLRARAVGFCYSFSRLSTVFSSLLIGIFLEHLGTPGVLAFIASSMLIVMLTIGYFGPKTRNLALENIAHH, encoded by the coding sequence ATGCCCGCTCACGTCCCGGCTGCCACTGCGCCCGCTACCATCGACCCCGTTCGCGCCGCCCACATTAGCGCCCGTATTGATCGACTGCCCGCCGTTGCGACAATCTGGCGGCTGGTGGCGTTACTGTCGATTGGCGGTTTTTTCGAACTCTATGACCTGTTTCAGACCGCCTACATCAGCCCCGGCCTGATCCGTGACGGTATTTTCGCCACCGGCAGTCAGGGTGTGTTTGGCTTTTCCGACCAGGCAGCGTTCGCCTCGGCGACGTTTCTCGGACTGTTCCTCGGTGCCAGCCTGCTCAGCCCGTTGGCCGACCGTTTCGGACGGCGGGCGATCTTTACCTTTGCCCTGATCGGGTACACCGTCGCCACCGTGCTGATGGGCATCCAAAGCTCAGCGCTGGGTATCATCGGCATGCGTTTGCTGGTGGGCATCGGCTTGGGTGTCGAACTGGTCACCATCGACGCGTACCTCTCCGAACTGGTGCCCAAGCGCATGCGCAGTTCAGCGTTCGCCTTTGCGTTCTTCGTGCAGTTTCTGTCGGTGCCAGCGGTGGCGCTGATGTCTTGGTGGCTGGTACCGCAGGCGCCATTCGGGGTTTCGGGCTGGCGTTTCGTGGTGCTGGCCAGCGCCGTGTTCGCGCTGTTCATCTGGTGGCTACGCTCGAAGCTGCCGGAATCCCCGCGCTGGCTGGCACAACGCGGGCGGCTTGAGGAAGCCAGCCAGATCCTCGATCGCATAGAAGCCCGTTGCGTGAGGGATCAGGGTCGGCCGTTGGACGAGCCAGAACTCGCGGCAGTGGGCATTCAAGGCCAGGGCCGTTTCGCCGATATCTGGCAGCCGCCCTATCGTCGTCGAGCGTTGATGCTGATCGTCTTCCACGTGTTTCAGGCGATCGGTTTTTTTGGGTTCGGCAACTGGCTACCGGCATTGCTCTCCGGCCAGGGCGTAAGCGTCACTCACAGCCTGATGTACGCCTTCATCATCACCCTCGCCTACCCGTTAGGTCCGTTGCTGTTTGTGAAGGTCGCCAACCGCTTCGAAAACAAGTGGCAGATCGTCGGCTCGGCGCTGGGCGCGATGACCTTCGGCACCCTGTTTGCCATTCAAACCAGCGCCTTTGGCCTGATCTTCTGCGGGGTAATGATCACCTTCTGTAACGCCTGGCTGAGCTTTGCCTACCACGCTTACCAAAGCGAACTGTTCCCCACCCACCTGCGCGCCCGCGCGGTGGGGTTCTGCTATTCGTTCAGTCGTTTGTCGACGGTGTTCAGCAGTTTGCTGATCGGCATCTTTCTAGAACACCTCGGTACGCCCGGCGTATTGGCGTTCATCGCAAGCAGCATGCTGATCGTGATGCTGACCATCGGCTACTTCGGTCCGAAAACGCGCAACTTGGCACTGGAGAACATTGCTCATCACTAA
- a CDS encoding LysR family transcriptional regulator, which translates to MMNLTHWRMVVAVADTGNITRAAERVGMTQSGASQALALIEETLGVQLFSRENRQTLPTAIGLPVIEQARTMLGALKNIRSTADAARDIQRGTLRLAGFPLVLATFLPPLLGRFNRLYPGIEVVTLEVSDDEVETLLAAGLVDVGTVLNPLRECNAGRLGRDTWMAVLPVGHPLACHSAEDGITLAQLAEQPFVLATGGCSTNARSLAADAGLQLRDVRVEVREWSSAFTLVRENVGVTLVPEMTLPIHRQGLHIVPVTPRIDREFALVVSPHKAPSAAVRALLEVLADQSAALAAEA; encoded by the coding sequence ATGATGAATCTGACGCATTGGCGAATGGTGGTGGCGGTAGCCGATACCGGCAACATCACCCGGGCAGCCGAGCGGGTCGGGATGACCCAGTCGGGCGCTAGTCAGGCCTTGGCCCTGATTGAAGAAACCCTGGGCGTTCAGCTGTTCAGTCGGGAAAATCGCCAGACGCTGCCCACCGCCATCGGCTTGCCGGTCATTGAACAGGCGCGAACCATGCTGGGGGCGCTGAAAAATATCCGCAGCACGGCTGATGCCGCCCGTGACATCCAGCGTGGGACCCTGCGTCTGGCCGGTTTCCCCTTGGTGTTAGCGACGTTTTTACCACCCTTGTTGGGCCGATTTAATCGACTCTACCCCGGCATTGAGGTGGTCACTCTGGAAGTCAGCGACGATGAAGTGGAAACCTTGCTTGCGGCCGGGCTCGTCGATGTCGGTACGGTGTTGAACCCATTGCGTGAGTGCAATGCGGGTCGTTTGGGGCGCGATACCTGGATGGCGGTGCTGCCCGTCGGCCATCCGTTGGCCTGTCACTCGGCTGAAGACGGCATCACCCTCGCGCAATTGGCAGAGCAACCCTTTGTGCTCGCCACGGGCGGTTGTTCGACCAATGCCCGCAGCCTGGCGGCTGATGCCGGTCTGCAACTGCGGGATGTGCGGGTCGAGGTCCGCGAGTGGAGCAGTGCGTTTACTCTGGTGCGGGAAAATGTCGGCGTGACGCTGGTGCCGGAGATGACTTTGCCTATTCATCGCCAAGGTCTGCATATCGTGCCAGTGACGCCGCGCATCGATCGTGAGTTCGCCCTGGTTGTTTCTCCGCACAAGGCGCCCTCGGCTGCTGTGCGGGCATTGCTGGAGGTTCTCGCCGATCAATCAGCGGCGTTGGCGGCTGAGGCATGA
- a CDS encoding gluconokinase — translation MNHPITALVIMGVAGCGKTCVSQALCQLSGATAIEGDTFHPAANIEKMSAGIPLNDEDRAGWLDSLCDELRRVDAKGERPVLTCSALKHSYREVLRSALPGLGFVFLALTPEVAADRVSHRPGHFMPSTLIDSQFATLESPVGEPLTLALDASTHSVEQLAEQANAWWLEHGLNRPV, via the coding sequence ATGAATCATCCCATCACCGCCCTGGTCATCATGGGCGTTGCCGGTTGCGGCAAGACCTGCGTGAGTCAGGCCCTGTGCCAGCTCAGCGGCGCAACAGCCATTGAAGGCGACACTTTTCACCCGGCCGCCAACATCGAAAAGATGAGCGCGGGCATCCCCCTGAATGACGAAGACCGTGCCGGCTGGCTCGACAGCCTGTGCGACGAACTGCGCCGCGTCGATGCCAAGGGCGAACGCCCGGTGTTGACCTGCTCGGCGCTCAAACACAGTTACCGTGAAGTGCTGCGCAGTGCTTTGCCGGGCTTGGGTTTCGTGTTCCTTGCACTGACCCCTGAAGTGGCCGCCGACCGCGTGTCCCATCGTCCGGGGCACTTCATGCCATCGACCTTGATCGACAGCCAGTTCGCTACCCTTGAGTCACCCGTTGGCGAGCCGCTGACCCTGGCGCTGGATGCCTCGACGCATAGCGTTGAACAACTGGCGGAGCAGGCCAATGCCTGGTGGCTTGAACACGGATTGAACCGTCCGGTTTAA